From Paenibacillus sp. PK3_47, the proteins below share one genomic window:
- a CDS encoding methyl-accepting chemotaxis protein, whose translation MRVGQNSKKPSSVQKEKAETNRTEESKSAGKGKLKVSNQSSALTFKGVMNGSVRQLKRVNPIKSVGVKLFLIFLSSIVVVVLFLGLLSYNKAKNTIKDNVSEANRQTIIQTADKLDITLNQYENQALQLYFDAQMQTSLTSLSTAESNYDKFVATDAISKKLSSQTTTDSNIVAISLIPESAESSVISSGNSGLTMDGIRDQDWYKAVVASTKEYKYHYSPEDTKPAQNYWFSTSVEGDGGKNIAMVRSLKSMGSNAGYVIMLELKNTLLEDAFKSVSLGEGSRIQLVDPTGIVVASSHPEDDGKASELGFIKESKDNNKNEEAKDANGKDVLAVYHPLVKADWKLTGVVPTGELVKAAEPILVTTYIAAFAAALLAVALGFWMVRMIAQPLARLKDLMVEGAKGDLSVRTEYASSDEIGQLSASFNTMMERITELVAQTTDTAREVLDTAGELGEASRKTAVSAKEIAAATEEIAGGAGSLALEAERGNELTDLIGTQMQSVIAANAEMDEAARGVGEASGHGAKQLEDLLQQTGRTGEMTTALVDRVNNLKDTVYSVIKVLDVMKNITQQTNILSLNATIEAARAGEAGRGFMVVADEVRQLADQSKQSIALVAGITDKIITEMNETVAVLSEVAPLFKQQMNSVKSTSDIFVSVQAQMEEFIKSLESVTGAIGSLNHSQGVLSDAMSNVSAVAQQSSATSEEVASLSSEQQNVSDQLVALSGKLESVSTQLKDKLSLFTIK comes from the coding sequence ATGCGAGTGGGACAGAACAGTAAAAAACCATCGAGTGTACAGAAAGAGAAAGCAGAGACCAACCGTACAGAAGAGTCAAAGTCAGCAGGTAAAGGTAAGCTCAAGGTATCAAACCAATCATCCGCATTGACCTTTAAGGGAGTGATGAATGGATCGGTACGTCAGCTGAAGAGAGTCAATCCGATCAAATCGGTTGGCGTAAAGCTGTTTCTAATTTTCTTGTCTTCCATTGTTGTTGTTGTACTGTTCCTTGGACTTTTGTCCTACAACAAGGCCAAGAATACAATCAAGGATAATGTCTCAGAGGCCAACCGGCAGACCATTATCCAGACGGCAGACAAGCTGGACATTACCCTGAATCAATACGAGAACCAGGCGCTTCAGCTGTATTTCGATGCACAAATGCAAACCAGTCTGACGTCATTATCAACAGCAGAGTCCAATTATGATAAATTTGTCGCCACTGATGCGATCAGCAAAAAGCTGTCCAGCCAGACGACTACAGATTCCAACATTGTGGCGATCTCGCTGATTCCGGAATCTGCGGAGTCCAGTGTAATTTCAAGCGGGAACTCCGGACTTACAATGGACGGGATAAGAGATCAGGATTGGTACAAGGCCGTAGTGGCAAGTACCAAGGAGTATAAATATCACTACAGTCCGGAGGATACAAAACCTGCCCAGAACTATTGGTTCTCGACATCGGTCGAAGGTGACGGCGGAAAGAACATTGCCATGGTAAGGTCCCTTAAAAGCATGGGCTCCAATGCAGGATATGTAATCATGCTGGAACTGAAAAACACTCTGCTGGAGGATGCATTCAAGAGTGTCTCTCTGGGAGAAGGCTCGAGAATTCAGCTTGTAGACCCGACGGGGATTGTAGTGGCATCGTCCCACCCGGAGGACGACGGCAAAGCATCCGAGCTTGGCTTTATCAAGGAGAGCAAGGACAATAACAAGAATGAGGAAGCCAAGGATGCGAACGGCAAGGATGTGCTTGCCGTATACCATCCGCTTGTCAAAGCAGACTGGAAGCTGACCGGAGTTGTGCCTACCGGTGAACTCGTGAAGGCGGCAGAGCCGATCCTGGTTACAACGTATATTGCAGCGTTCGCCGCAGCCCTGCTTGCAGTCGCTCTGGGCTTCTGGATGGTGCGGATGATTGCCCAGCCGCTGGCCCGTCTGAAGGATCTGATGGTTGAAGGCGCAAAGGGAGACCTGAGTGTACGGACAGAATACGCCTCATCTGATGAAATCGGCCAGCTGTCCGCTTCTTTCAACACTATGATGGAGCGGATTACTGAACTGGTCGCGCAGACAACGGATACTGCCCGTGAAGTGCTGGATACTGCCGGAGAGCTTGGCGAGGCATCCCGCAAGACAGCTGTATCAGCGAAGGAAATCGCGGCGGCTACAGAAGAAATTGCCGGAGGAGCAGGCAGTCTGGCACTTGAAGCGGAACGCGGCAATGAGCTGACTGATCTGATTGGCACACAGATGCAGAGTGTGATTGCAGCTAATGCCGAAATGGACGAAGCAGCACGCGGCGTCGGGGAGGCCAGCGGCCATGGAGCGAAGCAGCTGGAAGACCTGCTGCAGCAGACAGGCCGTACCGGAGAGATGACCACAGCGCTTGTAGACCGTGTGAACAACCTGAAGGATACGGTATATTCAGTGATCAAGGTGCTGGATGTCATGAAGAATATTACACAGCAGACGAACATTCTGTCCCTGAATGCGACGATCGAAGCGGCCAGAGCAGGTGAAGCAGGGCGCGGCTTCATGGTTGTTGCTGACGAAGTCCGCCAGCTGGCGGATCAATCGAAGCAGTCCATTGCCCTGGTTGCCGGAATTACCGATAAAATTATCACTGAAATGAATGAAACGGTAGCTGTACTGTCTGAAGTGGCACCGCTCTTTAAGCAGCAGATGAACTCCGTGAAGAGTACCAGTGATATCTTCGTATCGGTTCAGGCGCAGATGGAAGAGTTCATTAAGAGTCTGGAATCGGTGACGGGAGCTATTGGCAGCCTCAACCATTCACAAGGGGTATTGTCAGACGCCATGAGCAATGTAAGTGCAGTGGCCCAGCAGTCCTCTGCTACTTCTGAAGAGGTTGCTTCACTCAGCAGCGAACAGCAGAATGTCAGCGATCAGCTCGTTGCCTTGTCCGGCAAGCTGGAAAGTGTATCCACACAGCTGAAAGACAAACTGTCTTTGTTTACTATTAAATAA
- the mltG gene encoding endolytic transglycosylase MltG, with product MKAAVRVLLTVILVLALAGGGGAWYIWNGMQPVEPAGPAVTFTIEKGMGSADIADLLEEHGIIRNSLLFKGYLKWVNEGSSFKAGTYTASPGDTYDNLISRLNAGDVVKEETVVFTIPEGFTVKQIADKLAEAWNQEADVFLEIMNSGAGLEHVAELDIPDNEELRHRLEGYLFPETYELLKDSTPQEIIEAMLEQLVKQLDSIPDWRAKLTERGMTLHELLTVASLVEREVVVDEERPLVAGVIYNRLDKEQKLEIDATVQYLLDKQKERLLYKDLEVDSPFNTYRNAGLPPGPISSPGLASIQAALTPESSDYYFYVTKKDGTQGHLFGKTYEEHLANIKKSEQNQ from the coding sequence TTGAAAGCCGCAGTCCGCGTTCTGCTCACCGTAATCCTTGTGCTGGCACTGGCAGGAGGGGGAGGAGCATGGTACATCTGGAATGGAATGCAGCCGGTAGAGCCTGCAGGGCCAGCCGTAACGTTTACAATAGAGAAAGGGATGGGCAGTGCTGATATTGCTGATCTCCTCGAAGAGCACGGAATTATACGTAATTCCTTATTGTTTAAAGGGTATCTGAAATGGGTCAATGAAGGTTCAAGCTTCAAGGCAGGAACGTACACAGCCAGTCCGGGCGACACCTATGACAACCTGATCAGCAGACTGAATGCAGGTGATGTTGTCAAGGAAGAGACGGTTGTATTCACCATACCTGAAGGATTTACAGTAAAGCAGATCGCTGACAAGCTGGCCGAAGCCTGGAATCAGGAAGCAGACGTGTTCCTTGAGATTATGAATTCAGGAGCAGGTCTGGAGCATGTTGCAGAGCTTGACATTCCGGACAATGAGGAGCTGCGCCACCGTCTGGAGGGATATCTCTTCCCTGAGACCTACGAACTCCTTAAGGACAGTACTCCGCAGGAGATTATTGAAGCGATGCTGGAGCAGCTTGTGAAGCAGCTTGACAGTATACCGGATTGGCGCGCAAAGCTGACGGAACGCGGCATGACACTGCATGAGCTGCTGACGGTTGCTTCGCTGGTGGAGCGGGAGGTTGTGGTGGATGAAGAGCGGCCGCTGGTGGCTGGTGTGATCTACAACCGGCTGGACAAGGAGCAGAAGCTTGAGATTGATGCGACCGTTCAATACCTGCTGGACAAGCAGAAGGAAAGGCTGCTCTACAAGGACCTGGAGGTGGACAGCCCGTTCAATACCTACAGAAACGCAGGACTTCCACCTGGCCCGATCAGCAGCCCGGGGCTTGCTTCCATCCAGGCGGCGCTTACCCCCGAGTCATCAGATTATTATTTCTATGTGACCAAGAAAGACGGCACACAGGGCCATCTGTTCGGTAAAACCTATGAGGAACATTTAGCCAATATCAAAAAAAGTGAACAAAACCAGTAG
- a CDS encoding peptidase U32 family protein, with the protein MKHKPELLATAASLEEARVLLDAGADALLIGDDRFGMRLAGHFSLEDTAAVVELAHSKGRKVYAGLGGLMSNRLLDELPAYVKAIGEIGVDGIEFGDPAVLAAVKTEAPGMKLHWNAEMTSTNYATSNYWGRKGASRVVLARELNMDEITEMVPLLEIEAQVQVHGMTNIYHSKRKLVASYMSHQGRPTEGGSLGKERGLFLIEAERREEKFPIYEDVNGTHIMSSDDICILEDLHILMAAGVHSFKIEGLLKPVAYNAAVVKTYRQAIDLYAADPAGYAFREEWMDGIRALQDPERDLSFGFFYKEQVY; encoded by the coding sequence ATGAAACACAAACCGGAGCTGCTCGCTACAGCGGCCTCACTGGAAGAAGCGCGTGTACTGCTGGATGCAGGGGCTGACGCCCTGCTGATCGGGGATGACCGGTTCGGCATGCGTCTGGCCGGACATTTCTCGCTGGAGGATACTGCGGCTGTAGTGGAGCTTGCCCACAGCAAGGGGCGGAAGGTATATGCGGGGCTTGGCGGACTGATGTCCAACCGGCTTCTGGATGAACTTCCGGCTTATGTGAAAGCAATTGGTGAAATTGGTGTGGACGGCATCGAGTTTGGTGACCCTGCAGTGTTGGCGGCAGTAAAGACAGAAGCGCCGGGCATGAAGCTGCACTGGAATGCTGAAATGACCTCAACGAACTATGCCACATCGAATTACTGGGGACGAAAAGGTGCATCGCGGGTCGTGCTGGCCCGTGAGCTGAATATGGATGAAATCACCGAGATGGTACCGCTGCTTGAGATTGAAGCACAGGTTCAGGTTCACGGGATGACGAATATTTACCACTCCAAGCGCAAGCTGGTAGCAAGCTATATGTCCCATCAGGGCCGTCCTACAGAAGGCGGAAGCCTTGGCAAAGAGCGCGGATTGTTCCTGATTGAAGCGGAGCGCCGCGAAGAAAAATTCCCGATCTATGAAGATGTGAACGGCACGCATATCATGAGCTCTGATGATATCTGCATCCTTGAGGACCTGCATATCCTGATGGCTGCCGGAGTCCACAGCTTCAAGATTGAAGGGCTGCTGAAACCAGTTGCCTATAACGCTGCCGTAGTCAAAACTTACCGCCAAGCGATTGACCTGTATGCTGCTGACCCTGCCGGCTATGCTTTCCGCGAGGAATGGATGGACGGAATCCGGGCACTGCAGGACCCTGAGCGTGACCTGTCGTTCGGCTTCTTCTACAAAGAACAGGTATATTAA
- the ruvX gene encoding Holliday junction resolvase RuvX gives MKKLGLDYGDRRIGVAASDIFGWTAQGLETIERRGNGKEIERIRELVKEHEIGEIVVGLPKNMNGSVGPRGEICMEFAEQLREELELPVHLWDERLTTVSAERVLIEGDVSRKKRKGIVDKMAAALILQNFLDANSKR, from the coding sequence ATGAAGAAGCTGGGACTGGATTATGGTGACCGCAGAATCGGAGTAGCTGCAAGCGACATTTTCGGTTGGACAGCCCAGGGCCTGGAGACGATTGAACGCCGTGGCAACGGCAAGGAGATTGAACGTATCCGGGAGCTGGTCAAAGAGCACGAGATTGGGGAAATTGTGGTCGGGCTGCCGAAGAATATGAATGGCTCTGTAGGACCCCGGGGTGAAATTTGTATGGAATTCGCCGAACAGCTGCGGGAAGAACTCGAATTACCCGTACACCTTTGGGATGAGCGTCTGACGACGGTATCTGCTGAGCGGGTGCTGATTGAAGGGGACGTCAGCCGGAAGAAACGCAAAGGGATTGTGGACAAAATGGCCGCAGCCCTGATTTTGCAAAATTTTTTGGATGCTAACAGTAAAAGGTGA
- a CDS encoding DUF1292 domain-containing protein — MTDFSADQAVWTSKLKEVYGETVELEDEQGKSSVYDIIAEFEVGDRAYAVLAGSGRDAEQEILRIVVSPDGLPELESIVDDEEWEDVSELYDELTFPADDTE, encoded by the coding sequence ATGACTGATTTTTCCGCCGACCAAGCGGTATGGACATCCAAGCTCAAAGAAGTATACGGAGAAACAGTTGAACTGGAAGACGAGCAGGGCAAATCTTCCGTTTACGATATTATCGCCGAGTTTGAAGTCGGTGACCGCGCTTATGCGGTGCTGGCCGGTTCCGGAAGAGATGCGGAGCAGGAGATACTGCGCATTGTAGTATCGCCTGACGGTCTCCCGGAGCTGGAGAGTATCGTTGACGATGAAGAGTGGGAGGATGTCTCCGAGCTGTATGATGAGCTGACATTTCCTGCAGACGACACGGAGTAA
- a CDS encoding DUF1292 domain-containing protein, with translation MTNEQIGQEEEPEIIYIPDEEGNEEEFEVIMKFEVDGSDAKYMMVVPLDSEDEESDEVYAFRYEEDGDDLQLFMIENDEEWAIVEETFNTLVDELDGGAEND, from the coding sequence ATGACAAACGAACAAATTGGCCAAGAAGAAGAACCGGAAATTATCTATATTCCCGACGAGGAAGGTAATGAAGAGGAATTTGAGGTCATTATGAAATTTGAAGTCGACGGCTCAGATGCAAAGTACATGATGGTAGTGCCGCTTGATTCCGAGGACGAGGAAAGCGATGAGGTATATGCGTTCCGTTACGAGGAAGACGGGGATGATCTGCAGCTCTTCATGATCGAGAATGACGAAGAGTGGGCGATTGTGGAAGAAACCTTCAATACTTTGGTAGATGAGCTGGACGGAGGAGCCGAGAATGACTGA
- a CDS encoding U32 family peptidase, whose amino-acid sequence METMTKPQFKGKRYRLDKPELLAPAGNLEKLKFAVHYGADAVYIGGQKYGLRSNADNFSFEEMREGVEFAKKYGAKVFVATNIYAHNEDVAGIEEYLRSLYEAGIAAIIVADPAIVDTARRLVPGLEVHLSTQQSTLNWQAVSFWKEEGLPRVVLGRETSLEEIAEIKQHVDIEIESFIHGAMCSSYSGRCVLSNHFTDRDSNRGGCCQSCRWKYDLFEDARPEGTWVSEEDQAEAMASPKHLQPGVTQLPLHLPEDNQFSMGSKDLCMLESIPDLIEAGIDSFKIEGRMKSIHYVATVVNAYRKAIDAYMADPEGYVLKPEWLEELQKAANRPLNTGFFYDTPDHEDHIYEPEEKAAPYDFAGLVLEYDAETGTALVQQRNHFKPGQEVEFFGPDNTFFKQTVGEIWDEEGNPLDAARHPLQRIRMKVDHPVAYFDMMRKKK is encoded by the coding sequence ATGGAAACCATGACAAAGCCCCAGTTCAAAGGCAAACGTTACCGTCTGGACAAACCGGAGCTCCTGGCTCCGGCGGGCAACCTGGAAAAATTGAAATTCGCCGTACACTATGGTGCGGATGCAGTATATATCGGAGGACAAAAATACGGCCTGCGCTCCAATGCGGATAACTTCAGCTTTGAAGAGATGCGCGAGGGCGTGGAATTTGCCAAGAAATACGGCGCGAAAGTATTCGTTGCCACCAACATTTATGCCCATAATGAAGATGTCGCCGGTATCGAAGAATATCTGCGCAGCTTATATGAAGCCGGAATTGCCGCAATTATTGTGGCAGATCCCGCTATCGTGGATACCGCCCGCCGTCTGGTGCCGGGTCTTGAAGTGCATCTCAGCACCCAGCAGTCGACCCTGAACTGGCAGGCCGTATCCTTCTGGAAGGAAGAAGGGCTGCCGCGTGTCGTTCTCGGCCGCGAGACCAGCCTGGAAGAGATTGCCGAGATCAAGCAGCATGTCGATATTGAGATTGAAAGCTTTATCCACGGGGCGATGTGCTCTTCCTACTCCGGACGCTGCGTATTGTCGAACCATTTCACAGACCGCGACTCCAACCGCGGGGGCTGCTGCCAGTCCTGCCGCTGGAAATATGATTTGTTCGAGGATGCCCGTCCGGAAGGAACTTGGGTGTCCGAAGAGGATCAGGCCGAGGCTATGGCTTCACCGAAGCATCTTCAGCCTGGAGTAACCCAGCTTCCGCTGCACCTGCCGGAGGATAACCAATTCTCGATGGGCTCCAAGGATTTGTGCATGCTGGAGAGCATTCCGGATCTGATCGAAGCAGGAATTGACAGCTTCAAGATCGAAGGACGGATGAAGTCGATCCACTATGTGGCGACCGTAGTTAATGCTTACCGCAAGGCTATCGATGCTTATATGGCTGATCCGGAAGGTTATGTGCTGAAGCCGGAATGGCTGGAGGAGCTGCAGAAGGCGGCGAACCGTCCGCTGAATACCGGATTCTTCTATGACACGCCAGACCATGAGGATCATATTTATGAGCCGGAAGAGAAGGCGGCACCTTATGATTTTGCCGGATTGGTGCTGGAATACGATGCGGAGACAGGCACGGCTCTCGTTCAGCAGCGCAACCATTTCAAACCGGGACAGGAAGTGGAATTCTTCGGGCCGGACAATACATTCTTCAAGCAGACGGTAGGGGAGATTTGGGATGAAGAAGGCAATCCGCTGGATGCCGCCCGCCATCCGCTGCAGCGTATCCGTATGAAGGTAGACCACCCGGTTGCCTATTTCGATATGATGCGGAAGAAAAAATAA